In one Hemitrygon akajei chromosome 3, sHemAka1.3, whole genome shotgun sequence genomic region, the following are encoded:
- the knstrn gene encoding small kinetochore-associated protein, translating into MRTMSSPLAGVIKSLHYKIDLQTNSLQICRKRCGDLNYLFTNQKTHELPSLSCRFPLAGPQKQKVIIYNLQQNVSMPTQNWQRPEKDLPQTFNFSQKTSSAVSFEATSKHGNVALNKRKKMPSLSRMTRADMEKFMALKVVEAELRDQNQLLEVAQQQLKQELKLAKDQVHDYMIKNGNLQSENEALSNRVQNCVVILENNLIDPVSANKIIEDNEQTSACRRDTMALVENLQRELENWGRNIMEKRDGFQEMRLKLQNAKEESNKIVEEMDFFKQEMEEWRLCLSQAKQHLDQSVE; encoded by the exons ATGCGTACTATGAGTTCGCCGTTGGCAG GGGTTATTAAAAGTTTGCACTATAAGATTGACTTGCAGACAAATTCACTGCAAATCTGTCGGAAAAGATGCGGAGATCTAAATTACCTGTTTACCAACCAAAAGACACACGAACTGCCCTCTCTCAGCTGCAGGTTTCCACTGGCAGGGCCCCAAAAGCAG AAAGTGATCATTTACAACCTTCAGCAAAACGTTTCCATGCCAACCCAAAACTGGCAAAGGCCGGAGAAAGATTTACCTCAGACATTTAACTTTTCACAAAAAACTTCAAGTGCAGTCAGTTTTGAAGCGACTTCAAAACACGGGAATGTTGCATTAAATAAAAG AAAGAAAATGCCTTCATTATCAAGAATGACTCGTGCTGACATGGAGAA GTTTATGGCCCTGAAAGTGGTTGAAGCAGAGTTAAGGGACCAAAATCAGCTATTAGAAGTTGCCCAGCAGCAATTAAAGCAGGAACTGAAGTTAGCTAAG GATCAGGTACATGATTATATGATTAAAAATGGAAATTTGCAATCTGAAAATGAAGCATTGAGCAACAGGGTACAGAATTGTGTGGTCATACTGGAGAACAACCTGATTGATCCTG tttcagcaaataaaataattGAAGACAATGAACAAACAAGTGCATGTCGAAGGGACACAATG GCACTTGTGGAGAATCTCCAGAGGGAATTAGAAAATTGGGGAAGGAACATAATGGAGAAGAGAGATGGGTTCCAG GAGATGAGGCTGAAGTTACAGAATGCCAAGGAAGAGAGTAATAAAATTGTAGAAGAAATGGACTTTTTCAAGCAAGAAATGGAGGAATGGCGACTCTGTTTAAGTCAAGCTAAACAGCATTTAGATCAGAGTGTTGAATGA